One genomic region from Parerythrobacter aestuarii encodes:
- a CDS encoding molybdopterin oxidoreductase family protein, giving the protein MGLNPFETVREEIDLSPEISDEVKTSTCYMCACRCGIRVHLKDGSIRYIEGNPDHPVNKGVLCAKGSAGIKHQSSPAKLTKPLLRTGERGSGEFREIEWDEALSLATKWLGEVRARDPGKLAFFTGRDQSQSLTGWWATQFGTHNFAAHGGFCSVNMAAAGLYTLGGAFWEFGEPDWELTKYHVMLGVADDHDSNPIKMGLGKLKTREGTKFVSVNPVRTGYSAIADEWIGIRPGTDGLFLFAIIHELLRAEKIDFPYLARYSNAPWLVIREPGAEDDGLFLRHEDGQPLVWCLEEKRARRANAVHRTPAFAGERVVNGRKVVPSFQILAERYLDPQYAPEAVAETTGVPAATMQRIAAELAQVAFEEEITIDQPWTDSWGRMHDKMIGRPVSFHAMRGISAHSNGFHTCRAIHILQALLGSVDCPGGWRYKAPFPKPIPPGIKPAWPKPEAATPLSGPPLGFPKSPADLIVDHHGEPLRIDKAYSWEHPLALHGLMHMVLHNAATEDPYGIDVLFMFMANMAWNSSMNIPETLGYFTKKREDGEYVIPKIIYSDAFWSETVPYCDLILPDTTYLERFDCISMLDRPISSAHGGGDSIRQPVVALDRDVRPFQTVLLDLGARLGLPGMTNEDGSPKFPGGYEDYIVNHERAPGVGPLSGWRGKDGEKSGVGEVNPNQLERYIENGCFWYEDLPEGAEYFKFANRKYLEYAEKMAWIGHADPIVFQLYNEDLQKFRLAAQGHGAIQPPEQHRERIETYFDPLPIWYQPFLEEQEGGEEFPVHALSQRPMHMYHSWGSQNAWLRQITSANKLHLHRKLATKHGLEDDDWVWIENPRGRVKAQVKLVTGVNENVVWTWNAIGKRKGAWGLHPDSPETTKGFLLNHIITETLLPQKGDKVYSNSDPVTGQAAWYDLRVRLQKCAPHEAGETEPMFEPLGAGADYRVTA; this is encoded by the coding sequence ATGGGCCTGAATCCATTCGAAACTGTCCGGGAAGAGATCGATCTCTCGCCGGAGATTTCCGATGAGGTTAAGACCTCGACCTGCTACATGTGTGCTTGCCGTTGCGGAATCAGAGTGCATCTGAAGGACGGCTCGATCCGCTATATCGAGGGCAATCCCGACCATCCGGTCAACAAGGGCGTGCTATGCGCCAAGGGTTCTGCGGGGATCAAGCACCAGTCCTCACCAGCCAAGCTCACCAAGCCTTTGTTGCGCACCGGCGAGCGAGGTTCGGGCGAGTTCAGGGAAATCGAGTGGGACGAGGCGCTCAGCCTGGCCACCAAATGGCTCGGCGAGGTGCGCGCGCGCGATCCCGGCAAGCTCGCCTTCTTCACCGGGCGCGACCAGTCGCAATCGCTGACCGGCTGGTGGGCGACGCAGTTCGGCACCCACAATTTCGCTGCCCATGGCGGCTTCTGCTCGGTCAACATGGCCGCCGCCGGGCTCTACACGCTGGGCGGGGCGTTCTGGGAATTCGGCGAGCCCGACTGGGAGCTGACCAAATACCACGTCATGTTGGGCGTGGCCGACGATCACGACTCCAACCCGATCAAGATGGGGTTGGGCAAGCTCAAGACCCGCGAGGGGACCAAGTTCGTCTCCGTCAACCCGGTCCGCACCGGCTACAGCGCGATTGCCGATGAATGGATCGGCATCCGCCCCGGCACCGACGGGCTGTTCCTGTTCGCGATCATCCACGAGCTGCTGCGGGCGGAGAAGATCGATTTCCCCTATCTCGCGCGTTATTCCAACGCGCCATGGCTGGTGATCCGCGAGCCGGGCGCGGAGGATGACGGCCTGTTCCTGCGCCACGAGGATGGCCAGCCGCTGGTCTGGTGCCTAGAGGAAAAGCGCGCCCGCCGCGCCAATGCTGTCCACCGTACCCCCGCCTTTGCCGGCGAGCGCGTGGTCAATGGCCGCAAGGTTGTGCCGAGCTTCCAGATCCTTGCTGAGCGCTATCTCGACCCGCAATATGCGCCCGAGGCAGTGGCGGAGACCACGGGTGTCCCGGCTGCAACCATGCAGCGGATCGCTGCCGAGCTCGCGCAGGTGGCGTTCGAGGAAGAGATTACCATCGACCAGCCGTGGACCGACAGCTGGGGCCGCATGCACGACAAGATGATCGGCCGCCCGGTCAGCTTCCACGCCATGCGCGGCATCTCGGCGCATTCCAACGGCTTCCACACCTGCCGGGCGATCCATATCCTGCAGGCGCTGCTGGGCAGTGTCGATTGCCCCGGTGGCTGGCGCTACAAGGCGCCGTTTCCCAAGCCGATCCCGCCCGGCATCAAGCCGGCCTGGCCCAAACCCGAGGCTGCGACTCCGCTGTCAGGCCCGCCGCTGGGCTTCCCCAAGTCGCCCGCCGACCTGATCGTCGACCACCATGGCGAACCGCTGCGGATCGACAAGGCCTACAGCTGGGAGCATCCGCTCGCGCTCCACGGGCTGATGCACATGGTGCTGCACAATGCGGCCACCGAAGACCCCTACGGCATCGACGTGCTGTTCATGTTCATGGCCAACATGGCCTGGAACAGCTCAATGAACATCCCCGAGACGTTGGGGTATTTCACCAAGAAGCGCGAAGATGGCGAATATGTGATCCCGAAGATCATCTATTCCGATGCCTTCTGGTCGGAGACGGTGCCTTACTGTGACCTGATCCTGCCCGACACAACCTATCTCGAGCGCTTCGACTGCATCTCCATGCTCGATCGCCCGATCAGCTCGGCCCATGGCGGCGGGGACAGCATTCGCCAGCCGGTGGTCGCGCTCGACCGTGATGTGCGCCCGTTCCAGACTGTGCTGCTCGACCTTGGCGCGCGGCTGGGCCTGCCGGGCATGACCAATGAAGACGGTTCGCCCAAGTTTCCGGGCGGCTATGAAGACTACATCGTCAACCACGAGCGTGCGCCGGGTGTCGGCCCGCTGTCGGGCTGGCGCGGCAAAGATGGCGAGAAATCGGGCGTGGGCGAGGTCAACCCGAACCAGCTCGAACGGTACATTGAAAACGGCTGCTTCTGGTACGAAGATCTTCCCGAAGGAGCCGAGTACTTCAAGTTCGCCAACCGCAAATATCTCGAATACGCCGAGAAAATGGCCTGGATCGGCCATGCCGACCCGATCGTGTTCCAGCTCTACAACGAGGACCTGCAGAAGTTCCGGCTGGCCGCGCAGGGCCATGGCGCGATCCAGCCGCCCGAGCAGCACCGCGAGCGGATCGAGACCTATTTCGACCCGCTGCCGATCTGGTACCAGCCTTTCCTCGAAGAGCAGGAGGGCGGAGAGGAGTTTCCCGTCCACGCGCTCAGCCAGCGGCCCATGCACATGTATCACAGCTGGGGCAGCCAGAACGCCTGGCTGCGGCAGATCACCAGTGCCAACAAGCTGCACCTGCACCGCAAGCTGGCAACGAAGCATGGGCTGGAAGACGATGACTGGGTGTGGATCGAGAACCCGCGCGGGCGGGTGAAGGCGCAGGTCAAGCTCGTCACCGGCGTCAATGAGAACGTTGTGTGGACCTGGAACGCTATCGGCAAGCGCAAGGGGGCCTGGGGGCTCCACCCGGACAGCCCGGAGACCACGAAGGGCTTCCTGCTCAATCACATCATCACTGAGACGCTGCTGCCGCAGAAGGGAGATAAGGTGTACTCCAACTCCGATCCCGTCACCGGTCAGGCAGCATGGTACGACTTGCGGGTGCGCCTGCAGAAATGCGCTCCGCATGAGGCCGGCGAGACCGAGCCCATGTTCGAGCCGCTTGGTGCGGGCGCAGACTACAGGGTGACCGCATGA
- a CDS encoding DoxX family protein — MILQSIDRRLTPGPKMSALADAVFRILTSLIFIIGGLGHFGEHRMMLDRIADSPWHDLVVAIGDPSLLLWLSGIVFVVFGIALALGWMTRLSALLILVTLIPITISVHIAPGHVGPLFKNIAIMGALLLLIARGGGAYSLDNRWGQ; from the coding sequence ATGATCCTGCAATCCATAGATCGGCGTCTCACACCCGGGCCAAAGATGTCAGCGCTGGCCGATGCCGTGTTTCGTATCCTGACCAGCCTGATCTTCATCATCGGCGGCCTTGGGCACTTTGGCGAGCATCGGATGATGCTCGATCGTATTGCCGATTCTCCATGGCATGATCTGGTGGTTGCGATTGGCGATCCCTCATTGCTGCTGTGGCTCAGCGGCATTGTCTTCGTGGTCTTTGGTATTGCCCTGGCACTGGGCTGGATGACCCGGCTCTCGGCCCTGCTCATCCTGGTGACGCTGATACCGATCACCATTTCCGTCCACATCGCCCCCGGCCACGTTGGTCCGCTTTTCAAGAACATCGCCATAATGGGCGCGTTGCTGTTGCTCATCGCACGCGGGGGCGGGGCCTATTCGCTCGACAACAGGTGGGGACAGTAA
- a CDS encoding SulP family inorganic anion transporter, translating to MKLSRYLPILDWGRSYDGAALSNDMMAAVIVTIMLIPQSLAYALLAGLPPVVGLYASILPLMAYALFGTSRTLSVGPVAVVSLMTAAAAANIAESGTPEYLAAAIALAAISGLMLVTMGIFRLGFLANLLSHPVVSGFITASGIIIAASQLKHLLGISASGESLVEIVEALAANVSETNPNTLAIGLGALGFLVWVRNGLKPLLRRIGLGPTAADFATKAGPVLAIVATTAIVAGLGWDKQGVRTVGEIPVGLPPFALPDFDLGLWRELLVGALFISVIGFVESVSVAQTLAAKRRQGIDPDQELVALGASNLASSFSGGFPVTGGFSRSVVNFDAGAATPAAGAFTAVGIALASLFLTPLLYYLPLATLSATIIVAVLTLVDLKKPVELWQYSKRDFIAIMATIILTLVDGIETGVLTGVSLSLALFVFHASRPHAAIVGQVPGTEHFRNVRRHAVICAPNVMTIRVDEALTYLNSRWLEKTVLGDIASNPEVEHLVLMFSAVNGVDASGLEVLETLNRRLADAGVTMHLSEVKGPVMDRLRRTHLLKELTGEIFLSQNDAFEALAPEAGVNGYLSKPDITPESRETGR from the coding sequence GTGAAGCTGTCCCGTTATCTTCCGATCCTCGACTGGGGCCGCAGCTATGATGGGGCGGCGCTCTCCAACGACATGATGGCGGCGGTGATCGTCACTATCATGCTGATCCCGCAAAGCCTCGCCTATGCCTTGCTTGCTGGCCTGCCACCGGTAGTCGGGCTTTATGCCTCGATCCTGCCATTGATGGCCTATGCCCTGTTTGGGACCAGTCGTACGCTCTCGGTCGGTCCGGTCGCGGTCGTCTCGTTGATGACGGCCGCCGCAGCTGCCAATATCGCTGAGAGCGGGACGCCCGAGTATCTTGCCGCAGCGATTGCGCTGGCGGCGATCTCCGGCCTGATGCTGGTGACCATGGGGATATTCCGGCTCGGTTTCCTCGCCAACCTGTTGTCGCACCCGGTCGTCAGCGGATTCATTACCGCCAGCGGGATCATTATCGCTGCCAGCCAGCTCAAGCATCTGCTCGGTATCAGCGCGAGCGGGGAATCGCTGGTTGAGATTGTCGAGGCGCTGGCCGCGAATGTCTCGGAGACCAATCCCAATACGCTCGCCATCGGGCTGGGGGCTCTGGGTTTTCTCGTTTGGGTGCGCAACGGGCTCAAACCCCTGCTGCGCCGCATCGGGCTTGGCCCCACCGCAGCCGACTTCGCCACCAAGGCCGGACCGGTGCTGGCGATCGTCGCGACCACCGCCATCGTTGCCGGGCTGGGCTGGGACAAGCAGGGTGTCCGCACGGTTGGAGAAATTCCCGTCGGCCTGCCGCCCTTCGCACTGCCCGATTTTGATCTGGGGCTGTGGCGAGAACTGCTGGTTGGCGCGCTGTTCATTTCCGTGATCGGTTTCGTGGAATCGGTCTCTGTCGCGCAGACGCTGGCGGCCAAGCGGCGGCAAGGGATAGATCCGGACCAGGAACTGGTTGCGCTCGGAGCATCAAATCTTGCTTCGTCCTTTTCCGGCGGGTTCCCGGTGACCGGCGGTTTCTCGCGCTCGGTGGTCAATTTCGATGCCGGTGCCGCGACGCCTGCCGCCGGGGCCTTCACAGCGGTGGGGATCGCGCTGGCCTCGCTGTTCCTGACCCCGCTTCTCTACTACCTGCCGCTGGCGACGCTGTCGGCGACCATCATCGTGGCGGTATTGACGCTGGTGGACCTGAAGAAGCCGGTCGAATTGTGGCAATACTCAAAGCGTGATTTCATCGCCATCATGGCGACGATCATCCTCACCTTGGTCGACGGCATTGAAACCGGCGTGCTGACGGGCGTTTCGCTCAGCCTTGCATTGTTCGTCTTCCACGCATCGCGTCCGCATGCCGCGATCGTCGGGCAGGTTCCCGGCACCGAGCATTTCCGCAATGTCCGTCGCCATGCGGTGATCTGCGCGCCCAACGTGATGACCATCCGTGTCGATGAAGCGCTGACTTATCTCAACTCGCGCTGGCTGGAGAAGACTGTGCTGGGCGATATCGCCAGCAATCCCGAGGTTGAGCACCTGGTGCTGATGTTCTCGGCCGTCAACGGGGTTGATGCATCAGGGCTCGAAGTACTCGAGACACTCAATCGCCGGTTGGCCGATGCTGGCGTCACCATGCACCTGTCCGAAGTGAAGGGCCCGGTGATGGACCGCCTGCGGCGCACGCATTTGCTCAAGGAGCTAACTGGCGAGATATTCCTCTCGCAAAATGACGCCTTCGAAGCGCTTGCGCCCGAAGCGGGCGTCAATGGCTATCTGTCGAAGCCTGACATCACTCCTGAAAGTAGGGAAACTGGTAGATGA
- a CDS encoding NAD(P)/FAD-dependent oxidoreductase codes for MTSAIKHEVVIIGGGAAGIATASSLLKRRPTLDIAIVEPANEHFYQPGWTMVGGGIFDAPVTRRSMASVMPQAATWIRQAAASFQPDNNEVTLADGTVVTYDLLIVAPGIRLAWEKISGLEATLGKNGVTSNYRYDLAPYTWDLVQRLKSGRAIFTQPPMPIKCAGAPQKAMYLSCDHWLRAGVLGDIEVEFRNAGGVLFGVHDYVPALMDYVEKYHIGLQLGSNLIAIDGPAQLATFRSEDGEVNHEFDTIHVVPPQVAPQFLADSPLAAESGFCDVDQNTLQHVRYPNVFGLGDAGSMPNAKTAAAARKQAPVVAVNALQQLDGHGPKAGYDGYGSCPLTVERGKIVLAEFGYGGQLQPSFPTWLIDGTKPQRLSWMLKADVLPWIYWNGMLKGREWLAGPANLVSH; via the coding sequence ATGACCTCTGCCATCAAACACGAAGTCGTCATTATCGGGGGAGGCGCAGCGGGGATCGCTACGGCGTCATCATTGCTCAAGCGCCGCCCGACGCTCGATATCGCTATCGTCGAGCCGGCCAACGAGCATTTCTACCAGCCTGGCTGGACCATGGTGGGCGGCGGCATCTTCGATGCTCCTGTCACGCGCCGCTCGATGGCGAGCGTCATGCCACAGGCGGCGACCTGGATCCGGCAGGCTGCCGCCAGCTTCCAGCCTGACAACAATGAAGTCACGCTCGCCGATGGCACTGTCGTCACGTACGACCTGCTGATCGTGGCTCCGGGAATCCGGCTGGCCTGGGAAAAGATCTCCGGGCTGGAGGCGACGCTGGGCAAGAACGGCGTCACGTCCAATTACCGCTACGATCTCGCGCCATACACCTGGGACCTCGTCCAGCGGCTGAAATCGGGCCGGGCAATCTTCACGCAGCCACCCATGCCGATCAAATGCGCCGGCGCGCCGCAGAAGGCGATGTATCTGAGCTGCGACCACTGGCTGCGTGCCGGTGTTCTGGGCGATATCGAGGTGGAATTCCGCAACGCCGGAGGGGTGCTGTTCGGAGTGCATGACTATGTCCCTGCGCTGATGGACTATGTCGAGAAGTATCATATCGGTCTGCAGTTGGGCAGCAACCTCATCGCCATCGACGGTCCGGCCCAGCTGGCGACCTTCAGGAGCGAAGACGGCGAAGTGAACCACGAATTCGACACGATCCATGTCGTGCCGCCGCAAGTCGCGCCGCAATTCCTCGCTGACAGCCCGCTGGCTGCGGAAAGCGGGTTCTGCGACGTCGACCAGAACACCTTGCAGCACGTCCGCTATCCCAATGTCTTCGGCCTTGGCGATGCCGGCTCGATGCCCAATGCCAAGACTGCGGCGGCAGCGCGCAAGCAGGCTCCGGTTGTTGCCGTCAATGCGCTCCAGCAGCTTGATGGTCATGGTCCGAAGGCTGGCTATGACGGCTATGGTTCGTGTCCGCTGACAGTGGAGCGGGGCAAGATCGTGCTCGCTGAATTCGGCTATGGCGGGCAGTTGCAGCCGAGCTTCCCGACGTGGCTGATCGACGGCACCAAGCCGCAGCGCCTGTCGTGGATGCTCAAGGCCGATGTGCTGCCGTGGATCTACTGGAACGGCATGCTCAAGGGCCGCGAATGGCTTGCAGGCCCTGCCAATCTGGTCTCACATTAA
- a CDS encoding DUF6691 family protein, with translation MSKALVPSLVSGTLFGAGLALGGMTDPARVRGFLDIFGAWDPTLAFVMGGAVIVMAVAWLIQPRMLKPLFAEKFAIPDRRDLTPQLIGGAALFGIGWGIAGLCPGPGIAALVIEPVGAAIFVIALLAGMVIADRVA, from the coding sequence ATGAGCAAGGCGCTGGTTCCTTCGTTGGTGTCGGGCACGCTGTTCGGTGCCGGCTTGGCGCTGGGCGGGATGACCGATCCGGCCCGGGTGCGCGGTTTCCTCGACATTTTCGGCGCGTGGGACCCCACACTCGCTTTCGTAATGGGCGGAGCGGTGATCGTCATGGCGGTCGCCTGGCTGATTCAGCCGCGCATGCTCAAGCCGCTGTTCGCAGAAAAATTCGCCATCCCCGACCGGCGCGACCTGACCCCGCAGCTGATTGGCGGCGCTGCCCTGTTTGGGATCGGCTGGGGCATCGCCGGCCTGTGCCCCGGGCCGGGCATTGCCGCGCTCGTGATCGAGCCGGTCGGCGCTGCCATTTTCGTGATCGCGCTGCTGGCAGGGATGGTGATTGCCGACCGTGTCGCCTGA
- a CDS encoding YeeE/YedE family protein gives MIPPGYPDATPLAGLGGGILIGLAAAVMLLLAGRIAGVSGIASRAIGLGGGMPGIQAWAFLLGLPAGAAIVALAQGGLDASFAGPIPLAIAGLVVGFGTRLGSGCTSGHGVCGMSRLSPRSIVATATFMTCGIATVAVMNALELEVLP, from the coding sequence ATGATTCCGCCCGGTTATCCTGACGCAACGCCGCTGGCCGGTCTTGGCGGCGGAATTCTCATAGGCCTTGCGGCGGCAGTGATGCTGCTGCTTGCTGGACGGATTGCCGGTGTTTCGGGCATCGCCAGCCGGGCCATCGGGCTCGGCGGTGGCATGCCCGGGATCCAGGCATGGGCTTTCCTCCTCGGCTTGCCCGCCGGGGCGGCCATTGTCGCACTGGCGCAAGGTGGCCTCGATGCCAGCTTCGCCGGGCCGATCCCGCTGGCGATTGCCGGGCTGGTGGTCGGCTTCGGCACACGTCTCGGAAGCGGGTGTACCAGTGGCCACGGGGTATGCGGGATGAGCCGCCTCTCGCCCCGGTCGATCGTTGCTACGGCCACGTTCATGACTTGCGGTATTGCTACAGTCGCTGTGATGAATGCGCTGGAGCTGGAGGTGCTGCCATGA
- a CDS encoding MBL fold metallo-hydrolase: MWRTQVSKEDLPLAAASKQVEQARVNESLRPTIAGFFDQSTNTISYVVHDEATGEAAVIDSVLDYEAASGRTSHGSADRIVEYVTSNNLKVIWLIETHAHADHISAAPYLQEKLGGKLAIGADIIRVQDVFGKLFNAGTEFQRDGSQFDKLFTDGETFKLGELQGIALHVPGHTPADMAFIIGDAAFVGDTIFMPDFGTARADFPGGDARQLFRSIRRLLSLPEDTRLFLCHDYKAPGRDDYAWETTVGLQRTGNVHVRDGVTEDEFVEMRTARDQTLAMPDLIMPSVQVNIRGGHLPEPEANGVSYIKIPVNAV, encoded by the coding sequence ATGTGGAGAACTCAGGTGAGCAAGGAAGATCTCCCCCTCGCTGCGGCGTCGAAGCAGGTCGAGCAGGCGCGGGTCAACGAATCGCTGCGCCCCACGATCGCGGGCTTTTTCGATCAATCAACGAATACGATCAGCTATGTCGTGCATGACGAAGCGACGGGTGAAGCAGCTGTCATTGACTCGGTGCTGGACTATGAAGCGGCCTCGGGGCGGACATCGCACGGGTCGGCAGACCGGATAGTCGAATACGTCACTTCGAATAATTTGAAAGTGATATGGCTGATCGAGACTCATGCTCATGCCGATCATATCTCGGCTGCGCCCTATTTGCAGGAGAAGCTGGGCGGCAAGCTGGCGATCGGAGCCGATATCATTCGCGTGCAGGACGTTTTCGGCAAACTGTTCAACGCCGGGACCGAATTCCAGCGCGATGGCTCGCAGTTCGATAAGCTCTTCACCGATGGCGAGACTTTCAAACTCGGCGAGCTGCAAGGCATCGCGCTGCATGTTCCCGGGCACACGCCGGCGGATATGGCTTTCATCATTGGTGATGCGGCCTTTGTCGGCGACACTATCTTCATGCCCGATTTCGGGACTGCACGTGCGGACTTCCCGGGCGGCGATGCGCGGCAGCTGTTCCGGTCGATCCGGCGGCTGCTGTCTCTGCCCGAGGATACCCGCCTCTTCCTGTGCCACGACTACAAGGCGCCGGGCCGCGATGACTACGCGTGGGAAACCACGGTCGGCTTGCAGCGCACCGGCAACGTCCATGTACGTGACGGTGTGACCGAAGACGAGTTTGTCGAGATGCGCACCGCGCGCGACCAAACGCTCGCCATGCCCGACCTCATCATGCCGAGCGTCCAGGTGAATATCCGTGGCGGACACCTGCCCGAGCCCGAAGCCAATGGTGTCAGCTACATCAAGATTCCGGTCAACGCGGTATGA
- a CDS encoding peroxiredoxin, which produces MDTNTTHHTSPALRIGDHLPDFEARSTVGPVRLSDFRGRWLVLFSHPADFTPVCTTEFVELARNAGEFERRDCALMAISIDSLFSHFAWLRMIRDRFDIEVRFPIVEDPTMVIGRAFGMVGPQDHDSAAVRTTFFVDPDGVIRAMTSYPANVGRSIPEMLRTLDALQAVDRGEGLAPANWQQGGTLLKVPTTSLDDVFAAKDGTSWFLQENSK; this is translated from the coding sequence ATGGATACAAACACGACCCATCACACATCGCCTGCCTTGCGGATCGGCGATCACTTGCCGGATTTCGAAGCCCGCAGCACCGTCGGACCGGTCAGGTTGTCAGACTTTCGCGGGCGCTGGCTGGTGTTATTTTCGCACCCGGCCGATTTCACACCGGTTTGCACCACCGAGTTTGTCGAACTGGCCCGCAACGCCGGCGAATTCGAACGGCGCGACTGCGCCCTGATGGCGATTTCCATCGACAGCCTGTTTTCGCACTTTGCCTGGTTGCGGATGATCCGGGACCGGTTCGATATCGAAGTCCGGTTTCCGATTGTCGAAGACCCGACCATGGTGATCGGTCGCGCGTTCGGCATGGTCGGGCCGCAGGATCATGACAGTGCCGCAGTGCGGACGACCTTCTTTGTCGATCCCGATGGCGTGATCCGGGCGATGACAAGCTATCCGGCCAATGTCGGTCGCTCGATCCCGGAAATGCTTCGCACCCTTGATGCTCTGCAGGCTGTTGATCGTGGAGAAGGGCTGGCCCCTGCCAACTGGCAGCAGGGGGGCACACTTCTCAAAGTGCCGACGACGAGCCTCGACGATGTCTTTGCCGCCAAGGACGGAACTTCGTGGTTCCTGCAGGAGAACAGCAAATGA
- a CDS encoding ArsR/SmtB family transcription factor produces the protein MSRTIPDPDLDMIEQLKAAAHPLRYRIIAALQGGELNVGELEEVTGIGQPGLSQQLGVLRKASLVRNRKEAKLVFYSLDTEAMGRLGACFDKLAGRDAQATNRPRRPAPGAANFARMS, from the coding sequence ATGAGCAGGACCATCCCCGATCCCGACCTCGACATGATCGAACAGCTGAAAGCGGCCGCGCATCCGCTGCGCTACCGCATTATCGCGGCCTTGCAGGGCGGCGAACTGAATGTCGGCGAGCTGGAAGAGGTTACCGGCATCGGCCAGCCCGGCCTGTCTCAACAGCTTGGGGTCCTGCGGAAGGCTTCGCTTGTCCGCAATCGCAAGGAAGCCAAGCTGGTTTTCTATTCACTCGATACCGAAGCCATGGGCCGCCTTGGAGCGTGCTTCGACAAGCTGGCAGGACGCGATGCCCAAGCGACAAACAGGCCGCGCCGGCCAGCGCCAGGCGCGGCCAATTTCGCCCGCATGTCATGA